In Aureibacillus halotolerans, one genomic interval encodes:
- a CDS encoding pectate lyase family protein codes for MKQRKAVSALAVLAIVIGLIVAPFQTTLAAPDFSVQGYGEGTTGGEGGDTITVSTGDALNDALKDKDEGTPLTVYVDGTITPANTSEGKINVKDVADVSILGVGTNGELDGIGIKVWRAENIIIRNLTIHEVRAGEKDAVSIEGPSSQIWVDHNELYQSLDVDKDYYDGLFDVKRDAENITFSWNYVHDGWKGMLMGSSDGDDDYRNITFHHNWFDSINSRVPAVRHGVAHLYNNYWNNIIDTGVNSRMGAELFIENNVFENSENPIGSWYSDDEGYWNQSGNAFINSTGSIPSSSTTSFTPDYSYTLDDTSDVKNLVQQYAGVGVVNP; via the coding sequence ATGAAACAACGTAAAGCTGTATCCGCACTTGCTGTTCTGGCGATTGTCATTGGGCTTATTGTTGCACCGTTTCAGACGACACTGGCTGCCCCCGATTTTAGTGTTCAAGGGTATGGCGAAGGAACGACTGGAGGAGAAGGGGGTGATACGATCACAGTTTCTACTGGGGACGCATTGAACGATGCATTAAAGGACAAGGATGAAGGCACTCCATTGACCGTCTATGTTGACGGTACAATTACCCCTGCCAATACGTCTGAAGGCAAGATTAATGTAAAGGATGTCGCTGATGTATCGATTCTTGGGGTTGGCACGAATGGGGAACTCGACGGCATCGGCATCAAGGTTTGGCGCGCAGAGAATATTATTATTCGCAACCTAACGATCCATGAAGTCAGAGCTGGCGAAAAAGACGCTGTGAGTATTGAAGGCCCATCAAGCCAAATCTGGGTCGATCACAACGAGCTTTACCAAAGTCTAGACGTGGACAAGGATTATTATGATGGGTTGTTTGATGTCAAAAGAGACGCAGAAAACATCACGTTCTCCTGGAACTACGTCCATGATGGCTGGAAAGGCATGCTGATGGGCAGCTCAGACGGGGATGATGATTATCGCAACATCACATTCCACCACAATTGGTTTGACAGTATTAATTCCCGTGTTCCTGCAGTTCGCCATGGCGTCGCTCATTTGTACAACAACTACTGGAACAACATCATTGATACTGGCGTCAACTCACGCATGGGTGCAGAACTATTTATCGAGAACAACGTCTTTGAAAACTCCGAAAACCCAATCGGCTCCTGGTACAGCGATGATGAAGGGTACTGGAACCAGTCAGGCAATGCATTTATTAATAGCACAGGCAGCATCCCATCATCGTCCACAACATCGTTCACCCCAGACTACTCCTACACCCTTGATGATACAAGCGACGTCAAAAACCTCGTCCAGCAATACGCCGGCGTTGGTGTTGTAAATCCGTAA
- a CDS encoding GNAT family N-acetyltransferase codes for MSTTSKLTGKHIYLRPLELKDAALMAHSINNDEEGRRLTGTHKVFTETDIERAIEAFSQDPSRVDFGIVRREDDRLIGDIVLNEISAINRDAGMRVALFDKFTGKGHGTEAIQLMLEYGFGILNLHRVDLEVYSINPRAIHVYEKIGFKKEGVKRQNWYYNHEYYDTVLMSILEDEYRERYVEQ; via the coding sequence GTGTCTACAACTTCAAAGCTAACAGGCAAGCACATTTATTTAAGACCGCTCGAACTAAAAGATGCAGCACTTATGGCACATTCCATCAATAATGATGAAGAAGGGCGCCGATTGACGGGCACACATAAAGTGTTTACCGAAACTGACATCGAGCGCGCCATTGAGGCGTTTTCACAGGACCCGTCACGAGTAGACTTCGGCATCGTTCGTCGTGAGGATGACCGCCTCATTGGAGACATTGTTTTAAATGAAATTAGCGCCATCAACCGCGATGCCGGGATGAGAGTGGCTCTGTTTGATAAATTTACGGGAAAAGGCCATGGCACCGAGGCCATCCAACTCATGCTTGAGTACGGGTTTGGCATCTTAAACCTGCATCGGGTGGATCTTGAGGTGTATTCGATTAATCCTAGAGCCATTCATGTGTACGAAAAAATCGGCTTCAAAAAGGAAGGCGTTAAGCGCCAAAACTGGTATTACAATCACGAGTATTACGATACAGTGTTAATGAGCATTTTGGAGGATGAGTATCGCGAACGGTATGTGGAGCAGTGA
- a CDS encoding alpha/beta hydrolase: MRHTFDYPVIERPYKSVENRELMLYIFDSNVQQKNRPAMLFFNGGSFKKDPKTPVQFQHQADYFSSKGMVAICVDYRNGSDEGFVPTQAICDVKSAVGYVRGHSDELGVDPDNIVVCGSSAGGYITVSSIMFAAINDDEAYDHQNKAHLPNYLIIFAAGMDGVDIMKRRYPQLIEEANQLSPIHHIQKCLPTTLWVCGTADDLYEQNKRFIEQMKQAGNDITLKTYEGMEHGFFNYGKHQNKYFHLTKVEMETYLNLMNVIDSDASLSK, encoded by the coding sequence ATGCGTCATACATTCGATTATCCAGTCATAGAAAGACCGTACAAATCGGTAGAAAATAGAGAACTAATGCTGTATATATTCGATTCGAATGTGCAGCAAAAGAATCGACCAGCTATGCTTTTCTTTAATGGTGGGAGTTTTAAAAAGGACCCGAAAACGCCGGTGCAATTTCAGCATCAAGCGGATTATTTTTCTTCAAAAGGCATGGTGGCCATCTGTGTGGATTATCGAAACGGATCAGATGAGGGCTTCGTGCCTACCCAAGCGATCTGCGATGTTAAATCTGCTGTTGGGTACGTGAGGGGGCATTCAGATGAGCTCGGCGTTGATCCAGACAACATTGTCGTGTGTGGTTCATCAGCAGGCGGCTACATTACGGTTTCCTCGATCATGTTTGCTGCGATAAACGATGATGAAGCATACGATCATCAAAACAAAGCCCATCTACCGAATTACTTAATTATTTTTGCTGCAGGGATGGACGGCGTCGACATCATGAAAAGACGGTACCCGCAGCTCATTGAAGAGGCGAATCAACTGTCACCAATTCATCATATTCAAAAATGTTTACCGACAACGTTATGGGTATGTGGCACGGCAGATGATCTTTATGAACAGAACAAACGTTTTATCGAACAGATGAAACAAGCGGGAAATGACATTACTCTAAAAACATATGAAGGCATGGAACATGGCTTTTTTAACTACGGAAAACATCAAAATAAGTACTTTCACTTAACCAAAGTTGAGATGGAGACGTATTTGAATTTGATGAATGTGATTGATAGCGATGCATCTCTCTCTAAGTGA